A single window of Nitrospinota bacterium DNA harbors:
- a CDS encoding slipin family protein: MISLLSAPLIILLVIMFLFSAIRVLREYERGVIFRLGRLLKAKGPGLIIVLPVIDKMVRVSLRLVTMDVPSQDVITKDNVSLKVNAVIYFRVMDPVKAIIEVEDFLYATTQLAQTTLRSVLGQSELDELLSERDKINTSLQSILDEHTDSWGIKVTQVEVKHIDLPSDMQRAIARQAEAERERRAKIIHAEGEFQAAGKLAEASKIIGQHPAAIQLRFLQTLTEVAAENNSTVIFPVPIDLLGAIFHSTQRSDDQAGGQPEAPEDAQG, encoded by the coding sequence ATGATCTCGTTGCTCAGCGCACCGCTCATCATCCTCCTCGTCATCATGTTTTTGTTCTCGGCCATCCGGGTGCTCCGGGAGTACGAGCGTGGCGTGATCTTCAGGCTCGGACGCCTGCTCAAGGCCAAAGGGCCGGGCCTCATCATCGTGCTTCCTGTCATTGATAAGATGGTGCGCGTGTCTCTTAGGCTCGTGACCATGGATGTGCCGTCCCAGGACGTAATAACCAAGGACAACGTCTCGCTGAAGGTCAACGCCGTTATCTACTTCCGTGTGATGGACCCAGTGAAGGCCATCATCGAGGTCGAGGACTTCCTTTACGCCACGACCCAGCTCGCCCAGACGACTCTCCGGAGCGTGTTGGGCCAGAGCGAGCTCGATGAGCTGTTGAGCGAGCGCGATAAGATCAACACGAGCCTCCAGTCGATCCTAGACGAGCACACCGACTCGTGGGGTATCAAGGTGACCCAAGTGGAGGTCAAACACATCGACCTGCCGAGCGATATGCAGCGGGCCATCGCCCGGCAGGCGGAGGCGGAGCGGGAAAGGCGGGCCAAGATCATTCACGCCGAGGGTGAGTTCCAGGCCGCCGGCAAGCTCGCCGAGGCCTCAAAGATCATCGGCCAGCACCCGGCGGCCATTCAGCTTCGCTTTCTCCAGACCCTCACCGAGGTGGCGGCCGAGAACAACTCCACTGTGATCTTCCCCGTACCCATCGACCTGCTGGGGGCGATATTTCACTCGACCCAGCGTAGCGATGACCAGGCCGGCGGCCAGCCCGAAGCGCCGGAGGACGCCCAGGGATAA
- a CDS encoding nodulation protein NfeD, with amino-acid sequence MMFSLHTGPWRAALLGTFVVGLALSSASAATPTPRPVALLPYSGVINPVASEYVDKGLEKARALGAQALVLQLDTPGGLDKSMRLIIKSMLASPIPVVVYVAPAGSRAASAGVFITMAAHVAAMAPGTNIGAAHPVALGGGKMDKTMIEKVENDAAAYIRSLAERWGRNADWAEEAVRKSVSIQASEAVEKGVVDLLAPSLEELLAKIDGRAIQAGGRTVTLATAGAPVVTVSMTLKQRILSFLSHPNVAYLLMLLGFYGIFFELSSPGALFPGIIGGIAIILAAYALQLLPVNWAGLALMALALVLFLLEIKVPSHGALTIGGVVALTLGSLMLFDSPDPLLRVSLKVIIPAVVVTSGFFIFLVGKTAQAHRARVTTGREGLVGAEGIVRKWADGQGTILLRGELWKAESQSALVSGQEVTVTETDGLTLTVTPPEGELK; translated from the coding sequence ATGATGTTTTCGCTCCACACCGGACCGTGGCGAGCTGCGCTGTTAGGCACTTTCGTGGTGGGGCTCGCTCTTTCATCCGCTTCAGCCGCAACCCCCACTCCCAGGCCCGTCGCCTTGCTGCCTTACAGTGGGGTAATCAACCCCGTCGCAAGTGAATACGTCGACAAGGGTCTAGAAAAAGCCCGCGCCTTGGGCGCCCAAGCCCTCGTACTACAACTCGACACTCCCGGCGGCCTCGATAAATCCATGCGTCTGATCATTAAGTCCATGCTGGCAAGCCCCATCCCGGTGGTGGTTTACGTCGCGCCCGCAGGGAGCAGGGCAGCCAGCGCCGGGGTCTTCATCACCATGGCGGCCCACGTTGCGGCTATGGCGCCGGGCACCAACATCGGCGCGGCCCACCCAGTGGCCCTGGGCGGGGGTAAGATGGACAAGACCATGATCGAGAAGGTGGAGAACGACGCGGCGGCTTACATTCGCTCCCTGGCCGAACGATGGGGCCGGAACGCCGACTGGGCCGAGGAGGCCGTCCGCAAGAGTGTGTCCATCCAGGCCTCCGAAGCCGTCGAGAAAGGGGTGGTCGACCTCCTGGCGCCGAGCCTCGAGGAGCTGCTGGCTAAGATCGACGGCCGCGCGATCCAGGCGGGCGGCCGGACCGTTACCCTGGCCACAGCCGGGGCGCCGGTCGTGACCGTCTCCATGACGCTCAAGCAACGCATCCTCTCGTTCCTGTCCCACCCCAACGTTGCCTACCTCCTCATGCTGCTCGGCTTCTACGGCATTTTCTTCGAACTCTCATCGCCGGGGGCTCTCTTTCCTGGCATTATCGGGGGGATTGCCATCATTCTGGCGGCCTACGCCCTCCAGCTGCTCCCGGTCAACTGGGCCGGGCTGGCGCTGATGGCCCTAGCCCTCGTCCTCTTCCTCCTAGAGATTAAGGTTCCCAGCCACGGGGCGCTGACCATAGGCGGAGTAGTCGCCCTTACGCTCGGCAGCCTCATGCTCTTTGACTCCCCTGACCCCCTCCTTCGGGTCTCGCTCAAAGTTATCATCCCGGCGGTGGTTGTCACCAGCGGGTTCTTTATTTTCCTCGTTGGCAAGACGGCCCAGGCCCACCGGGCGCGGGTAACCACAGGCCGCGAGGGCCTCGTGGGGGCAGAAGGGATAGTACGGAAGTGGGCCGACGGCCAGGGCACTATCCTGCTTAGGGGTGAGCTCTGGAAGGCCGAGAGCCAGTCGGCCCTCGTATCAGGCCAGGAGGTGACCGTGACCGAGACAGACGGCCTGACGCTCACCGTCACTCCTCCAGAAGGAGAACTCAAATGA
- a CDS encoding ABC transporter ATP-binding protein yields MAMPVIDRTKFSIKLYRRLMGYARPHYPKLFAAMGCMVVVSVTTGATAWIVQPVLDKIFLEKNMVWLKLLPFIVIILYGVRGASRFIAGYTMNIIGVHVVMQLRNDMYAHIQTLPLTFFHERRTGELMSRISNDISLMEGAVSNLLADLVRENLSIVALLVVLFWRDWQLAAISVLVLPLCVVFLYGVGEKLKNLSRRSQEKMADMNAILQETITGARIIKAFGMEDYEADRYAEENLRFFDVMRKSLKYVEMTSPAMEFFGAFALASLVWIGGMRVITGALTAGEFSSFMVALFMLYGPIRKLSRSYNKIQQAMAASQRAYEILDSEPEPMEVTGEVALAPIQRELAFEHVWFRYPKGDWVLKDITLRVPKGQIVAIAGMSGVGKSTLVDLIPRFFEVTKGRITIDGVDIAEASLQSLRDQIGIVAQDTFLFNDTVRNNICYGRQDATDAQVEAAARAAYAHDFIVQMPEGYESVIGDRGVKLSGGERQRLAIARALIKDPPILILDEATSALDSESEKLVQKALNRLMENRTVCVIAHRFSTIINADTIIVLDEDEVLEQGTHEALYAKGGLYRKLYDLQYIEGADREPVG; encoded by the coding sequence ATGGCTATGCCGGTGATCGATAGGACGAAGTTCTCCATTAAGTTGTACCGTCGGTTGATGGGCTACGCCAGGCCCCACTACCCCAAGCTCTTCGCCGCTATGGGTTGCATGGTGGTGGTGAGCGTCACCACCGGGGCCACGGCCTGGATTGTCCAGCCCGTGCTAGACAAAATCTTTCTAGAAAAGAACATGGTATGGCTTAAGCTATTGCCGTTCATCGTCATCATCCTCTACGGTGTGCGAGGGGCTTCCCGGTTCATCGCCGGCTACACTATGAACATCATAGGCGTCCACGTGGTCATGCAGCTTAGAAACGATATGTACGCCCACATTCAGACGCTTCCTTTGACCTTCTTCCACGAGCGACGAACCGGAGAGCTGATGAGCCGCATCTCCAACGACATCTCCCTCATGGAGGGCGCGGTCAGCAACCTCCTAGCCGACCTCGTCCGGGAGAACCTCTCCATCGTTGCCCTTCTGGTGGTCCTCTTCTGGCGCGACTGGCAGCTGGCCGCCATCAGTGTTCTGGTCCTGCCGCTGTGTGTTGTATTCCTATACGGCGTAGGCGAAAAGCTCAAGAACCTGTCGAGACGCAGCCAGGAAAAGATGGCTGACATGAACGCCATCCTGCAGGAGACCATCACGGGCGCACGCATTATCAAGGCATTTGGGATGGAAGATTACGAGGCAGACCGCTACGCGGAGGAAAACCTGCGGTTTTTCGATGTGATGCGAAAGTCCTTAAAGTACGTGGAGATGACCAGCCCTGCAATGGAGTTTTTCGGGGCCTTCGCTTTGGCCTCCCTCGTATGGATCGGCGGCATGCGGGTCATAACCGGGGCGCTCACGGCAGGCGAGTTCTCCTCGTTCATGGTGGCCCTCTTCATGCTCTACGGTCCCATCCGCAAGCTGTCGCGCTCCTACAATAAAATTCAGCAGGCCATGGCCGCTTCCCAGCGGGCCTATGAGATTCTCGATTCTGAGCCCGAGCCCATGGAGGTGACAGGAGAAGTGGCCCTGGCGCCCATCCAGCGGGAGCTCGCCTTCGAGCACGTATGGTTCCGCTACCCCAAGGGCGACTGGGTCTTGAAGGACATCACGCTCCGGGTGCCCAAGGGCCAGATCGTCGCCATCGCCGGCATGAGCGGGGTGGGAAAGTCAACCCTCGTGGACCTCATTCCCCGTTTCTTCGAGGTCACGAAGGGGCGGATCACCATCGACGGGGTGGACATCGCCGAGGCGAGCCTCCAGAGCCTGCGGGATCAAATCGGCATTGTGGCCCAAGATACCTTCCTTTTCAATGACACGGTTCGCAACAACATCTGCTACGGCCGCCAGGACGCGACGGACGCCCAGGTGGAGGCCGCCGCCCGGGCCGCTTACGCCCACGACTTCATCGTCCAGATGCCCGAGGGCTACGAATCCGTCATCGGCGACCGAGGGGTGAAGCTCTCCGGAGGCGAGCGCCAGCGGCTCGCCATCGCCCGGGCCCTCATCAAGGATCCGCCCATTCTCATCCTCGACGAGGCCACGAGCGCCCTCGATTCCGAGAGCGAAAAACTTGTCCAGAAGGCCCTGAACCGCCTCATGGAAAACCGGACGGTCTGCGTCATCGCCCACCGATTCTCAACAATCATTAACGCCGACACCATAATCGTCCTTGACGAAGATGAGGTGCTGGAGCAGGGCACCCACGAGGCCCTCTACGCCAAGGGCGGGCTCTACCGAAAACTCTACGACCTGCAGTATATCGAGGGAGCCGACCGCGAGCCGGTGGGCTGA
- the kdsA gene encoding 3-deoxy-8-phosphooctulonate synthase: MGRTVTVGRVAVGGDEPLALIAGPCVIESAELAIEVALRLKAVGESLGVGVIYKSSYDKANRTSFESFRGPGLAEGLEILRRVKEETGLPILSDVHSLEEVEPAAQVLDCIQIPAFLCRQTDLVTSAAATGKPVNIKKGQFLAPWDVEHVVEKIRSQGNEDILLTERGTAFGYSNLVADMRGLAIMRSLGYPVVFDVTHAVQLPGAQGSSSGGERRFIPHLARAAAAAGCDALFLEVHPNPEKALCDGPNQWPLEELPALLEPVLAIDRIVRGEG, translated from the coding sequence GTGGGACGTACCGTCACTGTAGGCCGGGTGGCTGTCGGCGGCGACGAGCCGCTTGCCCTCATCGCCGGGCCCTGTGTTATCGAAAGCGCGGAGCTCGCCATCGAGGTAGCCCTAAGGCTCAAAGCCGTGGGAGAGAGCCTGGGGGTCGGGGTCATCTACAAGTCGTCCTACGACAAAGCCAACCGCACGAGCTTCGAGAGCTTCCGAGGCCCGGGGCTTGCCGAGGGCCTGGAAATCCTCCGCCGGGTTAAAGAAGAGACCGGCCTGCCGATCCTCTCTGACGTCCACTCGCTCGAAGAGGTCGAGCCCGCCGCCCAGGTTCTTGACTGCATTCAGATTCCCGCTTTCCTCTGCCGCCAGACCGATCTCGTTACATCCGCCGCAGCGACGGGCAAACCGGTCAATATCAAAAAGGGCCAGTTTCTCGCCCCGTGGGACGTCGAACACGTGGTGGAGAAAATCCGCTCTCAGGGTAACGAAGATATCTTGCTCACCGAGCGGGGGACCGCCTTTGGCTACTCCAACCTCGTGGCCGACATGCGGGGGTTGGCCATCATGCGCTCTCTCGGCTACCCGGTCGTCTTCGATGTCACACACGCCGTGCAGCTTCCCGGTGCGCAGGGGAGCTCTAGCGGCGGCGAGCGCCGCTTCATCCCTCATCTCGCCCGGGCCGCCGCGGCCGCCGGCTGCGACGCCCTCTTCCTCGAGGTCCACCCCAACCCGGAGAAAGCCCTCTGCGACGGGCCCAACCAGTGGCCCCTCGAAGAGCTCCCCGCCCTGCTCGAGCCCGTCCTCGCCATCGACCGGATAGTGCGAGGGGAGGGGTGA
- the kdsB gene encoding 3-deoxy-manno-octulosonate cytidylyltransferase, with protein MERRAGEERAAAVIPARFGSTRFPGKPLVDVAGRPLIAHVVERCREAELVGRIIVATDDERIMGAAEASGAEAVMTDPSHPSGTDRVAEVAAGLSSELIVNVQGDEPIISPDAIDAAIAPLLADPTIPISTLMVRLTEPSELFNPNVTKVVIDRHGFALYFSRWPIPYIRQSWPNIFEEGRERAGEWVDAFPWYKHVGLYVYRREVLLELAELEPTALEEAEGLEQLRALAHGYTIKVVETEHDSIGVDTPEDVALVEAILAHRQGAGR; from the coding sequence GTGGAACGAAGAGCCGGCGAAGAGCGGGCCGCAGCGGTCATCCCGGCCCGATTCGGCTCAACCCGCTTTCCGGGCAAGCCGCTCGTGGACGTGGCCGGAAGGCCTCTCATCGCCCACGTGGTGGAGAGGTGCCGGGAGGCCGAGCTCGTCGGGCGCATCATCGTGGCCACCGACGATGAGCGTATAATGGGGGCAGCGGAAGCGTCCGGGGCCGAAGCGGTAATGACAGACCCATCACATCCTTCGGGCACCGACCGGGTGGCCGAGGTTGCCGCGGGCCTCTCAAGCGAGCTCATCGTCAACGTCCAAGGTGACGAGCCTATCATCTCCCCCGATGCGATCGACGCGGCCATCGCCCCGCTCTTGGCCGATCCCACCATCCCTATAAGCACCCTGATGGTCCGCCTCACCGAGCCTTCGGAGCTTTTCAATCCAAACGTCACCAAGGTCGTGATCGACCGGCACGGCTTCGCACTATACTTTTCCCGGTGGCCCATCCCCTACATTCGCCAGTCCTGGCCCAATATCTTCGAGGAGGGCCGGGAGAGGGCGGGCGAGTGGGTGGACGCATTCCCGTGGTACAAGCATGTGGGGCTCTACGTCTACCGGCGGGAGGTCCTGCTCGAGCTTGCGGAGCTAGAGCCCACGGCCCTGGAGGAGGCCGAGGGCCTTGAGCAGTTGCGCGCCTTGGCCCATGGGTATACAATCAAGGTCGTTGAGACCGAACACGACTCCATCGGGGTGGACACCCCGGAGGACGTGGCCCTTGTGGAGGCCATCTTAGCGCACCGCCAGGGCGCTGGGAGGTAG
- a CDS encoding response regulator, translated as MMALRRPIHILYMEDDPGMARLVQTVLEGEGYAVTLARDGKEGLEMFEAGDYDVVALGLHMPGTDGLEVIRRLAARKSLPPAIIVTGHRNVEVAVEAMKLGAVEYIVKDTDGRYLELLPAAIERALLQHRLEDEKKRTGAQYRALNEAFLDLTPDFHSNIQRLVEACGEILGADGALYGRLVDGRVYSAGGWQTFGDYNPAEARPGHICYDVVKRGGKDGIVIISNLQATPYARTDPNVAANEFKTYVGQAVSCFSYLLGALVVAYQDEVALAEGDIEMIGILATAIGIEEERMLAEVALLSPDAALQRSADAPPPQEPTSS; from the coding sequence ATGATGGCGCTGCGCCGACCCATCCACATCCTTTACATGGAGGACGACCCCGGGATGGCCCGGCTGGTTCAGACGGTCTTGGAGGGGGAGGGCTACGCCGTAACGCTTGCGCGCGACGGGAAAGAGGGGCTGGAGATGTTCGAGGCGGGGGATTACGATGTGGTGGCTCTTGGCCTCCATATGCCGGGTACCGATGGGCTCGAGGTGATTCGTCGACTGGCCGCCCGAAAGTCCCTGCCGCCCGCCATCATTGTCACCGGCCACCGCAACGTGGAAGTCGCCGTCGAGGCGATGAAGCTAGGGGCGGTCGAATACATCGTCAAAGACACGGATGGGAGGTATCTAGAACTGTTGCCCGCCGCCATTGAGCGGGCTCTCCTCCAGCATCGGCTCGAAGATGAAAAAAAAAGGACGGGGGCGCAATATCGCGCGCTGAATGAGGCCTTCCTCGATCTCACCCCCGATTTTCACAGCAACATTCAACGTCTGGTTGAGGCGTGTGGGGAAATACTGGGGGCCGACGGCGCACTGTACGGAAGGCTCGTGGACGGACGGGTTTATTCGGCAGGCGGCTGGCAGACCTTCGGCGACTATAATCCTGCCGAGGCCCGGCCTGGGCACATTTGCTATGACGTGGTCAAACGGGGAGGTAAAGACGGCATTGTCATCATCAGCAATCTGCAGGCCACACCCTATGCGCGCACCGACCCGAACGTGGCTGCAAATGAGTTTAAGACTTACGTGGGGCAGGCGGTGAGCTGTTTTAGCTATCTCTTGGGTGCTCTCGTCGTTGCGTACCAGGACGAGGTCGCATTAGCCGAAGGCGACATAGAGATGATCGGAATCCTCGCAACGGCGATCGGGATTGAAGAGGAGCGCATGTTGGCTGAGGTGGCGCTCCTGTCTCCAGACGCCGCGCTTCAGCGCTCAGCCGACGCTCCGCCCCCGCAGGAGCCCACATCATCATAG
- a CDS encoding Trm112 family protein — MSIDKKLLEILACPKCKGEIRLNETEDGLICDACKLLYEIKEGIPIMLIDEAKPLEGGESS; from the coding sequence ATGAGCATCGATAAGAAGCTTCTGGAGATTCTGGCTTGCCCCAAGTGCAAGGGGGAGATTCGCCTCAACGAGACTGAAGATGGCCTCATCTGCGATGCCTGCAAGCTCCTGTATGAGATTAAAGAAGGCATTCCCATCATGCTCATTGACGAGGCCAAGCCGCTGGAGGGTGGCGAGAGCTCCTAA
- a CDS encoding CTP synthase, whose product MTKYIFVTGGVLSSLGKGVASASIGTLLESRGLTVTLQKLDPYINVDPGTMSPFQHGEVYVTDDGAETDLDLGHYERFTTAKMRQVNNVTAGRIYDTVIRRERRGDYLGATVQVIPHITDEIKSNFLALKDHADVVICEIGGTVGDIESLPFLEAMRQFRADLGRGHVCYIHLTLVPYIKTAHELKTKPTQHSVKELLQIGIQPDILLCRTDRPLPLDIKSKIALFCNVPVEAVITALDVDCIYEVPLNLHKEGLDEIILERLGMEAGELDVSAWEAVVESVLHPEDRVTIAIVGKYVHLKDAYKSLIEALTHGGVANRAEVELAWVDAEQLEAKGPEVLLTDVHGILVPGGFGERGIEGKAEAVRFAREQKVPYLGICLGMQCAVIEFARNVARLKDAHSTEFNSKTPFPVIDFLPGQSEELDKGGSMRLGAYPCHLKPGSKAMEAYGEEVVWERHRHRLEFNNEFRDTLVEAGLVISGTSPDGYLVEVVELRDHPWFVAGQFHPEFKSSPMRPHPLFRDFVRAAQEEKRRLESRRREK is encoded by the coding sequence ATGACGAAATACATTTTCGTAACCGGCGGCGTGCTCAGCTCCCTGGGCAAGGGCGTTGCCAGCGCCTCCATCGGTACGCTGCTCGAAAGCCGCGGGCTCACCGTTACCCTCCAGAAGCTCGACCCGTACATCAACGTAGATCCGGGGACGATGAGCCCCTTCCAGCACGGCGAGGTCTACGTGACCGACGACGGAGCCGAGACCGACCTGGACCTCGGCCACTACGAGCGGTTCACCACCGCCAAGATGCGGCAGGTCAACAACGTGACTGCGGGCCGCATCTACGACACCGTAATCCGCAGGGAGCGCCGGGGAGATTATCTTGGGGCCACCGTCCAGGTCATCCCCCACATCACCGACGAGATCAAAAGCAACTTCCTTGCGCTGAAGGACCACGCCGATGTGGTGATCTGCGAGATCGGCGGCACCGTCGGCGACATCGAGAGCCTCCCGTTCCTCGAAGCGATGCGGCAGTTTCGAGCCGACTTGGGCCGAGGCCACGTCTGCTACATTCACCTGACGCTGGTGCCCTACATTAAGACGGCCCACGAGCTTAAAACCAAGCCGACACAGCACAGTGTCAAAGAGCTCCTCCAGATCGGTATCCAGCCCGACATCCTGCTCTGCCGGACCGACCGGCCCCTGCCCCTGGACATAAAGAGCAAGATCGCCCTTTTTTGCAACGTCCCCGTCGAGGCGGTCATCACGGCCTTGGACGTTGATTGTATCTACGAGGTGCCCCTCAACCTTCACAAAGAGGGACTCGATGAGATCATCCTCGAGCGGCTGGGGATGGAAGCGGGCGAGCTGGACGTTTCGGCATGGGAGGCGGTGGTAGAATCAGTCCTCCACCCGGAGGATCGCGTGACGATCGCCATCGTCGGCAAGTACGTCCACCTCAAGGACGCGTACAAGAGCCTCATCGAGGCCCTCACCCACGGCGGGGTGGCGAACCGGGCCGAGGTGGAGCTCGCCTGGGTGGACGCCGAGCAGTTGGAGGCCAAGGGTCCGGAGGTTCTGCTCACCGACGTTCACGGCATCCTCGTTCCCGGAGGCTTCGGCGAGAGGGGCATCGAGGGCAAGGCCGAGGCGGTCCGCTTTGCCCGCGAGCAAAAGGTCCCGTACCTTGGCATTTGCCTAGGCATGCAGTGCGCGGTGATCGAGTTCGCGAGAAACGTCGCCCGCCTCAAGGATGCCCACTCGACCGAGTTCAACTCCAAGACCCCCTTCCCCGTCATCGACTTCTTGCCGGGCCAATCCGAAGAGCTCGACAAGGGCGGCTCCATGAGGCTGGGGGCATACCCCTGCCACCTCAAGCCAGGCTCCAAGGCTATGGAGGCCTACGGCGAAGAGGTCGTCTGGGAGCGCCACCGCCATCGGCTCGAGTTCAACAACGAGTTCCGGGATACCCTCGTCGAAGCGGGGCTCGTGATAAGCGGAACCTCGCCCGACGGCTACCTGGTTGAGGTCGTGGAGCTTAGAGACCACCCCTGGTTCGTGGCCGGTCAGTTCCACCCCGAGTTCAAGTCCTCTCCGATGCGGCCCCACCCCCTATTTCGGGACTTCGTCCGGGCGGCCCAGGAGGAGAAGCGCCGCCTGGAAAGCCGCCGCCGGGAGAAATAG
- a CDS encoding HAD-IIIA family hydrolase, whose translation MTRPAFFIDRDGVINEEMGYINHVDRFRILPGAAEAIRRLNEARIPVVVVSNQAGLAHGIFSEETLRSVQRKLRESIATSGARIDRIYYCPHHPEAKVEKYRVECDARKPRPGMLHKAAADLELDLTRSVLVSDRYQDVAMAKAEQMEGILVLTGYGRGEQEQKGLTWNPVPNYVALDLADAVSWWLTERKIDVEGFVVRRHPQTVRILVETLNRPGVLATVTNAIADSKVNIAECSVLTSGDQRAHIHLAIEVGDLKQLEQVMGEVGMIQTVLNVRRL comes from the coding sequence GTGACCCGACCGGCCTTTTTCATAGATCGCGATGGGGTCATCAACGAAGAGATGGGCTACATCAACCATGTGGACCGCTTCCGGATCCTTCCCGGCGCGGCGGAGGCCATCCGTCGGCTCAACGAAGCGCGCATCCCCGTGGTGGTGGTGAGCAACCAGGCAGGCCTAGCCCATGGGATTTTTTCTGAGGAGACCCTGCGGTCCGTCCAGAGGAAGTTGAGGGAGTCCATCGCCACCAGCGGTGCCCGAATCGACCGAATTTACTATTGCCCCCACCACCCAGAGGCGAAAGTGGAAAAATATCGGGTCGAGTGCGACGCGAGGAAACCTCGGCCTGGGATGCTCCACAAGGCGGCGGCCGACCTCGAGCTAGATCTCACCCGGTCGGTACTTGTGAGCGACCGCTATCAGGATGTCGCCATGGCCAAGGCCGAGCAGATGGAGGGCATCCTCGTGCTGACCGGCTACGGGCGGGGCGAACAGGAGCAAAAGGGCCTGACGTGGAATCCGGTGCCCAACTATGTAGCTCTAGACCTCGCTGATGCCGTTAGCTGGTGGCTTACCGAGCGGAAAATCGATGTCGAGGGATTCGTGGTGCGGAGGCACCCTCAAACTGTTCGTATCCTCGTGGAGACGCTCAACCGGCCGGGGGTGCTCGCCACTGTCACAAACGCCATCGCCGACTCCAAGGTCAACATCGCCGAATGCAGTGTACTGACGAGCGGCGACCAGCGGGCCCATATCCACTTGGCCATTGAGGTCGGAGACCTGAAGCAGCTGGAGCAGGTGATGGGCGAGGTCGGTATGATCCAGACGGTGCTCAACGTTCGGCGGCTCTAG
- a CDS encoding GDP-mannose 4,6-dehydratase — protein MHALVTGAAGFIGSHLTERLLQRGWTVRGVDNFLDYYPRSVKEKNIEGPLDHPAFTFLEADLVEADGGRLLEGVDVVFHLAAQAGVRASWGEDFHLYTANNIDATQRLLEAAALSPHPLKAFIVASSSSVYGDVETLPMREDGPTRPISPYGVTKLACEALCYLYEKSYGVPTVALRYFTVFGPRQRPDMAFHRFIRAMLDGAPIHIFGDGEQTRDFTYVTDAVEATLAAVERGRPGMVYNVGGGARVTINDTIEILARASGVTPTLQYEAVQLGDMRHTVAETTRAREELGWKPTFELEEGLARQVSWLKGGW, from the coding sequence ATGCACGCGCTTGTGACCGGTGCAGCCGGCTTCATAGGCTCTCACCTCACTGAACGGCTCCTTCAGCGGGGCTGGACCGTCCGGGGCGTCGATAACTTCCTCGACTACTACCCCCGGAGCGTTAAGGAAAAGAACATCGAGGGGCCCCTCGACCATCCCGCCTTCACCTTCCTCGAGGCGGACCTAGTGGAAGCAGACGGCGGGCGGCTCCTTGAGGGCGTAGACGTGGTATTCCACCTGGCGGCCCAGGCTGGAGTGCGCGCAAGCTGGGGGGAGGATTTTCACCTCTACACGGCGAACAACATCGATGCCACCCAGCGCCTGCTGGAGGCAGCAGCCCTCAGCCCGCATCCCCTGAAGGCCTTTATCGTTGCCTCCTCCTCCTCGGTCTACGGCGATGTGGAGACTCTCCCCATGCGGGAGGACGGCCCCACCCGGCCCATCTCTCCCTACGGGGTGACGAAGCTCGCCTGCGAAGCCCTCTGTTACCTGTACGAGAAGTCGTACGGGGTGCCCACTGTGGCCCTTCGGTACTTCACGGTCTTCGGCCCCCGCCAGCGGCCCGATATGGCCTTCCACCGCTTCATACGGGCTATGCTCGACGGCGCGCCGATTCACATCTTCGGCGACGGCGAGCAGACCCGAGATTTCACCTATGTGACCGATGCTGTGGAGGCCACGCTGGCAGCGGTCGAGCGGGGCAGGCCCGGGATGGTCTATAACGTGGGGGGAGGAGCCCGGGTAACCATCAACGACACCATTGAGATCCTGGCCCGAGCGTCCGGCGTAACCCCCACCCTGCAATACGAAGCGGTTCAGCTCGGGGATATGCGTCACACGGTCGCCGAAACCACGCGGGCCCGCGAGGAGTTGGGCTGGAAGCCCACTTTCGAGCTCGAAGAAGGCCTGGCCCGCCAGGTTAGCTGGCTGAAGGGAGGATGGTAA